The DNA region AACCAGCGTCTAATAATGGCGCATGGCGACCCTACGATGGGTATCCCGGGGGGTAAAGATATTGAAGATTATGCGGTACGGTTATTTGAAGAGAAAGATAAAATTCTGGATGACTATTCCAGGAAAGTTGATACTGCATTGATACGCGGGAAACGGTTGATGGATGCCGGGCTTGACGGGTTTATCCTGTGTGCGGATTATTGTTTGAATACCGGCCCGTTTTTGTCACCATCAATGTTCGGGGAGTACATCACACCGTTTCTCACAAAGGTTGTCATGGGCTACCGCCAGATGGGTGCGTATGTTATTAAACATACCGACGGGAATATTATGCCGGTGATTGACCAAATTCTTAGCGCAAAACCGCATGGCCTGCATTCACTTGACCCGATGGCCGGGGTGGATATACAAAAAGTTAAGTCACTGTACGGAAAACAGGTGTGTCTTGTGGGTAATGTCAACTGTGCGTTGATGCAGACCGGGACAGAAGACGAAATTCTTTCTTCATGCAAATACGCGATGGAAAACGGTAAGCCAGGAGGGGGATACATTTATTCTACGAGTAACGTTGTGTTTAAAGGAATGCCAAAACGCAGTTATGACCTTATGTTAGATTATTACCAAAAAAACTGTCAATATTGAAGAAAACTTACTTAATTCGTATTATCCAAACAACTGTCATTGCTGTTACCTGGACATTCCTTGATACACGTGAAGTTCCATATAAAGGACCGGAGCCGGTCTCTGCATCCGTAGCAGATAAATATGCGCAGCCATAATAGGTTGAAGCATCAAGGGCAAAATGGTATTTCGTTCCGTTATCTCCTATTGACGTTGAACTGTTTGTTGTACCCGAAGTCAATCCCCCACGAAGATACATACCCCTTCCTCCGGAATACACCTGTGTATTTAAATTTGGGACTGTTGTACCGTCATAAGGCGATTCCGGGTCAGATATAACTTGGCCATTACATTCCGCCCATCCGGCAGGAAGTGCCGGGGTACCGGTCTTGGATTTGTGCCACGCTGTTATAGAGCCAATCGGGACAATTCCAAACCCGGCAATTGCGCCGGCTACGTCAAGTTTGGCGGTTGGGGTTGAAATTCCGATACCCACATTCCCGCTGCCTGCAAGCGCGTAAATAGTTCCGTTGTCTATTGATATATTATCGTCGATTGTTGTGTCAGTATGGTTA from Elusimicrobiota bacterium includes:
- a CDS encoding uroporphyrinogen decarboxylase family protein; this translates as MKNSENSKARMFPRERAIAALELRQPDKVPHFELEMQLTTEYFGKQFSTKQEWVTHPENKKEYLKHDAELLIETADRFDYCIIFYSGIYRPTAEDYIEGVKILKELDNNQRLIMAHGDPTMGIPGGKDIEDYAVRLFEEKDKILDDYSRKVDTALIRGKRLMDAGLDGFILCADYCLNTGPFLSPSMFGEYITPFLTKVVMGYRQMGAYVIKHTDGNIMPVIDQILSAKPHGLHSLDPMAGVDIQKVKSLYGKQVCLVGNVNCALMQTGTEDEILSSCKYAMENGKPGGGYIYSTSNVVFKGMPKRSYDLMLDYYQKNCQY